One window of Streptomyces sp. NBC_00273 genomic DNA carries:
- a CDS encoding alpha/beta hydrolase: MSYAPDGQQYQPYRPEGQIPQPPHGDQYGQPYGQQPPPGRPQQPYGQQAQYAPQEQYGQQPQYGQQGHHEEPEQPRRRSRGRRWLIAGASVLALAGIAALVLNHYEIPPFTDKGSSVSFGQTPAGGGKKNDAPPPNSKMLMPTGPAAEFKNTMTLPDGTHVAVTTLDGKKSGFKGKVWVWAPKEYNDPKFAKSGFPVMIALPGGAGYPSNYWMGTDLGLQTSISKWYAEGKSKPFILAMPVLNPAPDDKGVYWDGSDIPGQPKMGTWLTEDVPDLMKANFRTVKSRDGWAFMGSSTGGFAGLKAVLKHPDKFKAVIASGPDVVPDSSLWKGHDKEKAENNPELLAKQLIDTKGPEVYLAFQVGDSENNKKTLPDVQKFVATYGNKGPIHAELKVIKGGQHNAKTYVPNMGEGPVQYISKVMEGPVE; the protein is encoded by the coding sequence ATGTCGTACGCACCCGACGGGCAGCAGTACCAGCCGTACCGGCCGGAAGGACAGATACCGCAGCCGCCCCACGGCGACCAGTACGGCCAGCCGTACGGACAGCAGCCGCCGCCCGGCCGCCCCCAGCAGCCGTACGGGCAGCAGGCGCAGTACGCACCGCAGGAGCAGTACGGGCAGCAGCCGCAGTACGGGCAGCAGGGCCACCACGAGGAGCCCGAGCAGCCGCGCCGCAGGTCGCGGGGGCGCCGTTGGCTGATAGCGGGCGCGTCCGTGCTCGCGCTCGCCGGCATAGCCGCGCTCGTGCTGAACCACTACGAGATACCCCCGTTCACCGACAAGGGCTCCTCGGTGTCCTTCGGGCAGACGCCCGCGGGGGGCGGCAAGAAGAACGACGCTCCGCCGCCGAACTCCAAGATGCTCATGCCGACCGGACCGGCCGCCGAGTTCAAGAACACGATGACCCTCCCCGACGGCACGCACGTGGCCGTCACCACGTTGGACGGCAAGAAGTCCGGCTTCAAGGGCAAGGTCTGGGTCTGGGCCCCCAAGGAGTACAACGACCCGAAGTTCGCCAAGAGCGGCTTCCCGGTCATGATCGCCCTGCCGGGCGGCGCCGGTTACCCGAGCAACTACTGGATGGGCACCGACCTCGGTCTCCAGACCAGCATCAGCAAGTGGTACGCGGAGGGCAAGAGCAAGCCCTTCATCCTGGCGATGCCGGTCCTCAACCCCGCGCCGGACGACAAGGGCGTCTACTGGGACGGCTCCGACATCCCCGGCCAGCCCAAGATGGGCACCTGGCTGACCGAGGACGTCCCGGACCTGATGAAGGCGAACTTCCGCACCGTCAAGTCCCGTGACGGCTGGGCCTTCATGGGCTCCTCCACCGGTGGATTCGCCGGCCTGAAGGCCGTGCTGAAGCACCCGGACAAGTTCAAGGCCGTGATCGCCTCCGGCCCGGACGTCGTCCCGGACTCCTCCCTGTGGAAGGGCCACGACAAGGAGAAGGCCGAGAACAACCCGGAGCTGTTGGCGAAGCAGCTCATCGACACCAAGGGCCCCGAGGTCTACCTCGCCTTCCAGGTCGGCGACAGCGAGAACAACAAGAAGACCCTGCCCGACGTGCAGAAGTTCGTCGCCACCTACGGCAACAAGGGCCCCATCCACGCCGAGTTGAAGGTCATCAAGGGCGGCCAGCACAACGCCAAGACCTATGTGCCGAACATGGGCGAGGGACCGGTCCAGTACATCAGCAAGGTCATGGAAGGGCCCGTCGAGTAA
- a CDS encoding carboxylesterase/lipase family protein has protein sequence MSAEGAADGRRRPQVKTAAGVVEGRTGPGGSAVFKGVPYAAPPVGALRFAAPAPPAAWDGVRDAGAYGPTAPKVPYPDAFAALLPDPVIPGDDCLNVNVWTPDPAPGARLPVMVWIHGGAHTRGSAAVPVYDGSAFARDGVVFVSFNFRLGVLGYGLFPDAPANRGLLDQIAALAWVRDNIGAFGGDPDRVTVFGESAGAISIGALLAAPRAVGLFHRAVLQSGAPEALPRPRVRAMVRRMASLLKVEATAAAFTAASLPDLMAAQAAVLRRSGPLLGGPAFGLVTDPDTVPADPLDTLCAAAAADEVPLLLGWTREEYRLWLAPTGGMRLLDRLGPVAVALARARSGKDRAAVRALRAALPAASPAELAGQLLTDRLLRDPLRRLAGARRAAPSFLYEFGWPSGVPGLGSCHALELGFVFDTLAVPEAAWLAGPDTPQALADEMHAAWVRFAVTGRPGWAAWNGDGPPKVFGGPSLDGAGASVVTRRALP, from the coding sequence ATGAGCGCAGAGGGCGCCGCCGACGGCCGCCGCCGGCCGCAGGTCAAGACGGCGGCCGGTGTCGTCGAGGGCCGGACCGGGCCCGGGGGGAGCGCCGTCTTCAAGGGCGTCCCGTACGCGGCCCCGCCCGTCGGAGCCCTGCGCTTCGCGGCGCCTGCGCCCCCGGCCGCCTGGGACGGCGTGCGCGATGCCGGCGCATACGGGCCGACCGCGCCCAAGGTGCCCTACCCGGACGCCTTCGCCGCCCTGCTGCCCGACCCGGTGATCCCCGGGGACGACTGCCTGAACGTGAACGTGTGGACCCCCGACCCGGCCCCCGGGGCCCGGCTGCCCGTCATGGTCTGGATCCACGGCGGGGCCCACACCCGCGGCTCCGCGGCCGTCCCCGTGTACGACGGCTCCGCCTTCGCCCGCGACGGGGTCGTGTTCGTCTCCTTCAACTTCCGCCTCGGCGTCCTCGGGTACGGACTCTTCCCCGATGCCCCCGCCAACCGCGGCCTGCTGGACCAGATCGCCGCCCTCGCCTGGGTCCGCGACAACATCGGCGCCTTCGGCGGGGACCCCGACCGGGTCACCGTCTTCGGCGAATCCGCCGGGGCCATCAGCATCGGCGCCCTCCTGGCCGCCCCGCGCGCGGTCGGCCTCTTCCACCGGGCGGTCCTGCAGAGCGGGGCCCCCGAGGCCCTGCCGCGCCCCCGGGTGCGCGCCATGGTCCGGCGGATGGCCTCGCTGCTGAAGGTGGAGGCCACTGCCGCGGCCTTCACCGCCGCCTCCCTGCCCGACCTGATGGCCGCCCAGGCGGCCGTCCTGCGCAGATCGGGTCCCCTCCTCGGCGGACCCGCCTTCGGCTTGGTCACCGACCCGGACACGGTCCCGGCCGACCCCCTCGACACCCTGTGCGCCGCGGCCGCCGCAGACGAGGTGCCGTTGCTCCTCGGCTGGACCCGCGAGGAGTACCGGCTGTGGCTCGCCCCCACCGGCGGGATGCGGCTGCTGGACCGGCTCGGCCCGGTCGCCGTGGCGCTGGCCCGCGCCCGCTCCGGCAAGGACCGGGCGGCCGTACGCGCGCTGCGCGCCGCGCTGCCCGCGGCGAGCCCCGCCGAACTCGCCGGACAGCTGCTCACCGACCGGCTGCTGCGCGACCCGCTGCGCCGGCTCGCCGGGGCGCGGCGGGCGGCGCCGAGCTTCCTGTACGAGTTCGGCTGGCCCTCCGGCGTTCCGGGCCTGGGCTCCTGCCACGCCCTGGAGCTGGGCTTCGTGTTCGACACGCTCGCCGTACCGGAGGCCGCCTGGCTGGCCGGTCCGGACACCCCACAGGCGCTGGCGGACGAGATGCACGCGGCCTGGGTGCGGTTCGCGGTGACGGGCCGCCCGGGCTGGGCGGCCTGGAACGGCGACGGCCCGCCGAAGGTGTTCGGCGGGCCGTCGCTCGATGGTGCGGGGGCGTCGGTGGTTACTCGACGGGCCCTTCCATGA
- a CDS encoding chaplin, translating into MSRIAKAFAITAVTGSAVVAGAGLAVADAGAHGAAVGSPGVLSGNLLQVPVHVPVNVCGNTVNVIGLLNPAFGNTCVNASGGGDHHTQGGDYGH; encoded by the coding sequence ATGTCGCGTATCGCGAAGGCATTCGCCATCACCGCTGTCACCGGCAGCGCCGTGGTCGCTGGTGCGGGTCTGGCTGTCGCCGATGCCGGAGCGCACGGTGCGGCGGTCGGCTCCCCCGGTGTCCTGTCGGGCAACCTGCTCCAGGTTCCGGTGCACGTCCCGGTCAACGTCTGCGGCAACACCGTGAACGTGATCGGCCTGCTGAACCCGGCGTTCGGCAACACCTGCGTCAACGCCTCCGGCGGCGGCGACCACCACACCCAGGGTGGCGACTACGGCCACTGA
- a CDS encoding tyrosinase family protein, with amino-acid sequence MHTRQNQKNLTGAQKKRFTAAVLELKRSGAYDALVRTHDKYFVPDRDRKLRVGHMSPSFFPWHRRYLLEFERQLQEIDPGVSVPYWDWTADTSPVSSLWADDFLGGTGRASDRKVMTGPFAYDTGNWTVTVGITESAFLTRNLGRPQNPITLPTTAELQWAIDDPTYDVSPWDSTATAGGFRNKLEGWSAPRSERWRNHNKVHQWIGGHMTGGTAPNDPAFWLHHAFVDLIWDRWQAKHPGSGYLPAAPLALGDFQRGRVIALDEPMPPWNVTPREMLGHQGLYRYE; translated from the coding sequence TTGCACACCCGGCAGAACCAGAAGAACCTCACCGGCGCCCAGAAGAAGCGCTTCACGGCGGCGGTCCTCGAGCTCAAGCGCAGCGGCGCCTACGACGCCCTCGTGCGCACCCACGACAAGTACTTCGTGCCCGACCGCGACCGCAAGCTGCGCGTCGGGCACATGTCCCCGTCCTTCTTCCCGTGGCACCGGCGCTATCTGCTGGAGTTCGAACGGCAGTTGCAGGAGATCGACCCCGGCGTGAGCGTCCCGTACTGGGACTGGACCGCTGACACCAGCCCCGTCTCCTCCCTCTGGGCCGACGACTTCCTCGGCGGCACCGGCCGGGCGAGCGACCGCAAGGTGATGACCGGGCCGTTCGCCTACGACACGGGCAACTGGACGGTGACCGTGGGCATCACCGAGTCCGCGTTCCTCACCCGCAACCTCGGCCGGCCGCAGAATCCGATCACCCTGCCCACCACCGCCGAACTCCAGTGGGCGATCGACGACCCGACCTACGACGTCTCGCCCTGGGACTCCACGGCCACCGCGGGCGGTTTCCGCAACAAGCTGGAGGGCTGGTCGGCCCCCAGGAGCGAGCGCTGGCGCAACCACAACAAGGTCCACCAGTGGATCGGTGGCCACATGACCGGCGGGACGGCGCCCAACGACCCGGCGTTCTGGCTGCACCACGCCTTCGTCGACCTGATCTGGGACCGCTGGCAGGCCAAGCACCCCGGCTCCGGCTACCTGCCCGCCGCCCCGCTCGCCCTCGGCGACTTCCAACGCGGCCGGGTGATCGCCCTCGACGAGCCGATGCCGCCGTGGAACGTCACCCCGCGCGAGATGCTCGGCCACCAGGGCCTGTACCGCTACGAATGA
- a CDS encoding tyrosinase family oxidase copper chaperone: protein MSAASPAAPLTRRAVLRTAFTAAVLAGTAAALAPVLRARRPRQTLTPAPLAEEETYRGRHIAVDVAGVRIDGRPLHVMRRADGSYLSGINHFQSYSTPLELARAAVDELGTAQLAFAAPHHG from the coding sequence ATGTCCGCAGCATCGCCCGCCGCACCACTGACCCGTCGCGCGGTTCTCCGTACCGCCTTCACCGCAGCCGTGCTCGCCGGTACGGCCGCGGCCCTGGCCCCCGTGCTGCGCGCCCGACGTCCCCGGCAGACCCTCACCCCGGCGCCGCTCGCCGAGGAGGAGACCTACCGCGGCCGGCACATCGCCGTCGACGTCGCCGGAGTGCGGATCGACGGCCGCCCGCTGCACGTCATGCGCCGGGCCGACGGCAGCTACCTCAGCGGGATCAACCACTTCCAGTCCTACTCCACGCCACTGGAACTGGCCCGGGCCGCCGTCGACGAACTGGGCACCGCCCAGCTCGCCTTCGCGGCCCCGCACCACGGCTGA
- a CDS encoding GNAT family N-acetyltransferase, which yields MTATITALSAAGLRAHRDELAALLLAVVDGGSSLGFLAGLDHQGAAAWWDSLLPAVEEGSLALWVSRTGGRIDGTVSWYRETKANGRHRAELRKLMVHPAARGRGTARTLLAEAESAAARAGVVLLFLDTETGSGAERVYRRAGWTEAGTIPDYATDPAGRLRPTTLFYKQLRGTHG from the coding sequence ATGACGGCCACCATCACCGCGCTCTCCGCCGCCGGTCTGCGCGCCCACCGCGACGAACTCGCCGCCCTGCTGCTCGCCGTGGTCGACGGCGGATCGTCCCTCGGCTTCCTCGCCGGGCTCGACCACCAGGGCGCCGCCGCCTGGTGGGACTCCCTGTTGCCCGCCGTCGAGGAGGGCTCCCTCGCGCTGTGGGTCTCCCGCACCGGCGGCCGGATCGACGGCACCGTCAGCTGGTACCGGGAGACCAAGGCGAACGGCCGCCACCGCGCCGAGCTGCGCAAGCTCATGGTCCACCCGGCCGCCCGCGGTCGGGGCACCGCCCGCACCCTGCTCGCCGAGGCCGAGTCGGCCGCCGCCCGAGCCGGAGTGGTGCTGCTGTTCCTGGACACCGAGACCGGCAGCGGAGCCGAGCGCGTCTACCGCCGCGCGGGCTGGACGGAGGCCGGCACCATCCCCGACTACGCCACCGACCCGGCGGGCCGGCTCCGCCCCACGACCCTCTTCTACAAGCAGCTCCGCGGTACCCACGGGTGA
- a CDS encoding DUF2975 domain-containing protein, with the protein MGKLTVGALRAVLAVVLVGTALVQVLMVWALATDPEDGTLPLTPMRVITILGMVAAQVALVCVWRLVTMVRRGTVFSPAAFRYVDGVIGAIVAAALLWFAVTAVNAPGQREDPGVTVIMGGIGLAILGVALIVLVLRMLLAQAVARDVEATQLRAELDEVI; encoded by the coding sequence ATGGGGAAACTGACGGTGGGTGCGTTGCGCGCCGTGCTCGCGGTGGTGCTCGTCGGCACCGCTTTGGTACAGGTGTTGATGGTGTGGGCGTTGGCCACCGACCCGGAGGACGGAACGCTCCCCCTGACCCCGATGCGCGTGATCACGATCCTGGGCATGGTGGCGGCCCAGGTCGCCCTGGTCTGCGTATGGCGGCTGGTGACGATGGTGCGGCGCGGAACCGTGTTCTCCCCCGCCGCCTTCCGGTACGTGGACGGCGTGATCGGCGCGATCGTGGCGGCCGCGCTGTTGTGGTTCGCGGTCACGGCCGTCAATGCGCCGGGCCAGCGGGAGGACCCGGGCGTCACCGTCATCATGGGCGGGATCGGCCTGGCCATCCTCGGGGTCGCCCTCATCGTGCTCGTACTGCGGATGCTGCTCGCCCAGGCCGTCGCGCGCGACGTCGAAGCGACGCAGCTGCGGGCCGAGCTGGACGAGGTGATCTGA
- a CDS encoding helix-turn-helix domain-containing protein, whose protein sequence is MPIAVDIDVMLARRKMSVGELADRVGITPANLAVLKNGRAKAVRFATLAALCEVLECQPGDLLRWESEDVADG, encoded by the coding sequence ATGCCGATCGCCGTCGACATCGACGTGATGCTGGCCAGGCGGAAGATGTCCGTGGGCGAGCTCGCGGACCGGGTGGGGATCACACCCGCCAACCTGGCGGTACTGAAGAACGGCCGCGCCAAGGCGGTGCGCTTCGCGACGCTCGCCGCGCTCTGCGAGGTGCTCGAATGCCAGCCGGGCGACCTGCTGCGCTGGGAGTCCGAGGACGTAGCCGACGGATGA
- a CDS encoding IS481 family transposase yields MSHRNARLTVFGRRLLVERVVSGRPVAHVAAEMGISRATAHKWMRRWRTEGEAGLHDRSSRPRTTPHRTSAAIEARVCDLRRTRKLGPARIGPVLGLPASTVHRILTRHGLHRLAWIDRPTGTPIRRYERERPGELIHVDVKKLGRIPDGGGHRFLGRNVGRPVRGMGFDYVHSAVDDHSRLAYSEIHPDEKVATCAGFLTRAAAFFHTQGITRIERVLTDNAWAYRKGLAWKAVLADLGAAGRLTRAYRPQTNGKVERFNRTLLDEWAYLRPYTSNDERTAALADFLHTYNHHRCHTALDGKPPISRVNNPAGQYT; encoded by the coding sequence GTGTCCCACCGTAATGCCCGGCTGACCGTCTTCGGTAGGCGCCTGCTGGTCGAACGAGTCGTATCGGGCCGCCCGGTCGCCCACGTGGCCGCCGAGATGGGCATATCGCGGGCCACCGCCCACAAATGGATGCGCCGGTGGCGGACGGAAGGCGAGGCCGGACTGCACGACCGATCCAGCCGGCCACGCACGACACCGCACCGGACTTCGGCCGCCATCGAGGCGAGGGTCTGTGACCTGCGCCGGACCCGCAAACTGGGGCCCGCCCGCATCGGCCCGGTCCTGGGACTGCCCGCCTCGACCGTCCACCGCATTCTGACCCGGCATGGTCTGCACCGCCTGGCCTGGATCGACCGCCCGACCGGCACCCCGATCCGCCGCTACGAACGCGAGCGACCCGGCGAGCTCATCCACGTCGACGTGAAGAAGCTCGGCCGGATCCCCGACGGCGGCGGCCACCGCTTCCTGGGCCGCAACGTCGGCAGGCCAGTGCGGGGAATGGGTTTCGACTACGTCCACTCCGCGGTCGACGACCACTCCCGCCTGGCCTACAGCGAGATCCACCCGGACGAGAAAGTCGCGACGTGCGCAGGCTTCCTCACACGCGCCGCCGCGTTCTTCCACACCCAGGGCATCACCCGCATCGAACGCGTTCTCACCGACAACGCGTGGGCCTACCGCAAAGGCCTGGCCTGGAAGGCCGTCCTGGCCGACCTCGGCGCTGCCGGAAGGCTCACCCGTGCCTACCGGCCTCAGACCAACGGCAAGGTCGAACGTTTCAACCGCACCCTCCTCGACGAGTGGGCCTACCTACGGCCCTACACCTCGAACGACGAGCGGACCGCGGCCCTGGCAGACTTCCTCCACACCTACAACCATCACCGCTGCCACACCGCACTCGACGGCAAGCCACCCATCAGCCGCGTGAACAACCCTGCGGGTCAATACACCTAG
- a CDS encoding acyl-CoA dehydrogenase family protein: MTIAAAPTDLLYSGTEEELRSAVRALLTDRCDAKGVLDRAETGRPHDPALWSTLAARIGAAGLLVPEKLGGQGASHREAAVVLEELGRAVAPVPYLTSSVLATEILLGCDTAESAPLLRELASGSTVCVPAVPLTLAPGAPLPAPVRDLGGGALTGTVTSVADAVAADVLLVLADTGLYAVPAAAARLTPRVPLDLTRPLATVTLEAAAGTRLADAGTARAAVAGALLSGAGLLASEQLGLAEWCLTETVGHVRGRHQFNRPVGSFQALKHRLARLWLDVASARAAARAAADALAAEAPDAPLTVAVAQAYCSGVAVRAAEECVQLHGGIGMTWEHPAHLYLKRAKADSLALGTAGHHRGLVADFAELPAP; encoded by the coding sequence ATGACCATCGCGGCGGCACCGACCGACCTGCTCTACTCCGGGACCGAGGAGGAGCTCCGCTCCGCCGTACGCGCACTCCTCACCGACCGCTGCGACGCGAAGGGCGTCCTCGACCGGGCCGAGACGGGCCGGCCGCACGACCCGGCGCTCTGGTCCACCCTCGCCGCCCGGATCGGCGCGGCCGGTCTCCTCGTCCCCGAGAAGCTCGGCGGGCAGGGCGCGAGCCACCGTGAGGCGGCCGTGGTCCTGGAGGAGCTGGGCCGGGCCGTGGCGCCCGTCCCGTACCTGACGAGCTCCGTGCTCGCCACGGAGATCCTGCTCGGGTGCGACACCGCGGAATCCGCCCCGCTGCTGCGGGAGCTGGCCTCCGGCAGCACGGTGTGCGTTCCGGCCGTGCCGCTGACGCTCGCTCCGGGCGCGCCCCTCCCGGCCCCCGTCCGGGACCTCGGGGGCGGGGCGCTGACCGGGACGGTCACCTCCGTGGCGGACGCGGTGGCCGCCGACGTCCTGCTGGTCCTGGCCGACACCGGGCTGTACGCCGTCCCGGCCGCCGCGGCCCGGCTGACCCCGCGGGTCCCGCTGGACCTCACCCGCCCGCTCGCCACCGTCACCCTGGAGGCCGCGGCCGGCACCCGTCTCGCCGATGCCGGAACGGCCCGGGCGGCGGTCGCCGGAGCCCTGCTCTCCGGGGCCGGACTGCTCGCTTCCGAGCAGCTCGGGCTCGCCGAGTGGTGCCTGACGGAGACGGTCGGCCACGTCCGGGGCCGCCACCAGTTCAACCGCCCCGTCGGTTCCTTCCAGGCCCTCAAGCACCGCCTCGCCCGGCTCTGGCTCGACGTGGCCTCCGCGCGCGCGGCGGCGAGGGCCGCTGCCGATGCCCTGGCCGCTGAGGCCCCCGACGCCCCGCTGACGGTCGCCGTGGCCCAGGCCTACTGCTCGGGCGTGGCCGTCCGCGCCGCCGAGGAGTGCGTACAGCTGCACGGCGGCATCGGCATGACCTGGGAACACCCGGCCCACCTCTACCTCAAGCGGGCCAAGGCCGACTCCCTGGCCCTCGGCACGGCTGGCCACCACCGCGGCCTGGTCGCGGACTTCGCGGAACTCCCGGCGCCGTAG
- a CDS encoding acyl-CoA dehydrogenase family protein — MTATTAEHLLARVRDLLAAHPPADTDRTAFLRARFDAGLAWVHYPEGLGGLGAPRSLQAVVDAELEAAGAPDNDPRRIGIGLGMAAPTILAYGTDEQKQRFLRPLWVGEEVWCQLFSEPGAGSDLAALGTRAVRESGSGDWIVDGQKVWTSSAHTARWAILIARTDPGLPKHQGITYFLCDMHAPGVEVRPLRQITGEAEFNEVFLTGVRIPDSHRLGAVGEGWAVARTTLMNERVSIGGMRIPREGGMIAPVAAAWRDRPELRTHALHQRLLELWVEAEVARLTGERLRQQLVAGQPGPEGSGMKLTFARLNQEISGLEVELLAEEGLLYDDWTMRRPDGVDFTGREAGYRYLRAKGNSIEGGTSEILLNIVAERVLGLPPEPRDDKDLAWKDLSR, encoded by the coding sequence ATGACCGCGACCACCGCCGAGCACCTGCTCGCACGCGTCCGTGACCTGCTCGCCGCGCACCCGCCCGCCGACACTGACCGCACCGCATTCCTGCGCGCCCGCTTCGACGCCGGACTCGCCTGGGTCCACTACCCCGAAGGCCTCGGCGGACTCGGCGCGCCCCGCTCCCTCCAGGCCGTCGTCGACGCCGAACTGGAGGCCGCCGGCGCACCCGACAACGACCCGCGCCGGATCGGCATCGGCCTCGGCATGGCCGCGCCCACGATCCTCGCGTACGGCACCGACGAGCAGAAGCAGCGCTTCCTGAGGCCCCTGTGGGTCGGCGAGGAGGTCTGGTGCCAGCTCTTCAGCGAGCCCGGCGCCGGCTCCGACCTCGCCGCGCTCGGCACCCGCGCGGTGCGCGAGAGCGGCTCCGGCGACTGGATCGTGGACGGACAGAAGGTGTGGACCTCCAGCGCCCACACCGCCCGCTGGGCCATCCTGATCGCCCGCACCGACCCCGGGCTCCCCAAGCACCAGGGCATCACCTACTTCCTGTGCGACATGCACGCCCCGGGCGTCGAGGTCCGGCCGTTGCGCCAGATCACCGGCGAGGCCGAGTTCAACGAGGTCTTCCTCACCGGCGTCCGCATCCCCGACTCCCACCGCCTCGGCGCCGTCGGCGAGGGCTGGGCGGTCGCCCGCACCACCCTGATGAACGAGCGGGTCTCCATCGGCGGCATGCGCATCCCGCGCGAGGGCGGCATGATCGCCCCCGTCGCCGCGGCCTGGCGCGACCGCCCCGAGCTGCGCACCCACGCCCTCCACCAGCGACTGCTGGAACTGTGGGTCGAGGCCGAGGTCGCCCGCCTCACCGGGGAACGGCTGCGCCAGCAGCTCGTCGCCGGACAGCCCGGCCCCGAGGGATCGGGCATGAAGCTCACCTTCGCCCGGCTCAACCAGGAGATCAGCGGGCTAGAGGTCGAACTCCTCGCGGAGGAGGGCCTCCTGTACGACGACTGGACCATGCGCCGGCCCGACGGCGTCGACTTCACCGGCCGCGAGGCCGGCTACCGCTACCTGCGCGCCAAGGGCAACAGCATCGAGGGCGGCACCAGCGAAATCCTCCTCAACATCGTCGCCGAACGCGTCCTCGGCCTGCCCCCCGAGCCGCGCGACGACAAGGACCTCGCCTGGAAGGACCTGAGCCGATGA
- a CDS encoding NADPH:quinone oxidoreductase family protein, producing MQAWRVHTPGEPREALRLEEIPEPVPDEGEVRLQVLAANLNFPDALLVRGQYQIRPPLPFTPGVEICGLTDDGRRVIATASLPHGGFAEYVIASERAVLPAPESLNDAEAAALHIGYQTGWFGLHRRARLQPGESLLVHAAAGGVGSAAVQLGKAAGATVIGVVGGKAKVRTAEELGCDLVIDRTTEDVVSRVKEFTGGRGADVVYDPVGGASYAASAKCVAFEGRIVVVGFASGDVPAPALNHALVKNYSILGLHWGLYATKDPAAILACHTELTRLAADGTIKPLISELVALPGVADAVQRLADGTTTGRVVLAMPRQPGVSR from the coding sequence ATGCAGGCATGGCGAGTACATACCCCCGGCGAACCCCGAGAGGCACTGCGCCTCGAAGAGATTCCCGAACCGGTACCCGACGAGGGCGAGGTGCGGCTGCAGGTCCTCGCGGCGAACCTCAACTTCCCCGACGCGCTGCTCGTCCGCGGCCAGTACCAGATCCGCCCGCCGCTGCCCTTCACCCCCGGAGTCGAGATCTGCGGCCTCACCGACGACGGCCGCCGCGTCATCGCCACCGCGAGCCTGCCCCACGGCGGCTTCGCGGAGTACGTGATCGCGTCCGAGCGGGCCGTGCTCCCGGCCCCCGAGAGCCTGAACGACGCCGAGGCCGCGGCCCTGCACATCGGCTACCAGACCGGCTGGTTCGGCCTGCACCGCCGCGCGCGCCTCCAGCCGGGCGAGTCCCTGCTCGTGCACGCCGCCGCCGGCGGGGTCGGCAGCGCCGCCGTCCAACTCGGCAAGGCCGCCGGCGCCACCGTCATCGGGGTCGTCGGAGGCAAGGCCAAGGTGCGCACCGCCGAGGAACTCGGCTGCGACCTGGTGATCGACCGCACGACCGAGGACGTCGTATCCCGCGTGAAGGAGTTCACCGGCGGGCGCGGCGCCGACGTGGTCTACGACCCCGTCGGCGGAGCTTCGTACGCCGCCTCCGCCAAGTGCGTGGCCTTCGAGGGCCGCATCGTCGTCGTCGGCTTCGCGAGCGGAGACGTCCCCGCCCCCGCCCTCAACCACGCCCTCGTCAAGAACTACTCCATCCTCGGCCTCCATTGGGGCCTGTACGCGACCAAGGACCCGGCCGCGATCCTCGCCTGCCACACCGAACTCACCCGCCTCGCCGCCGACGGCACCATCAAGCCCCTGATCAGCGAACTCGTCGCACTCCCCGGCGTCGCCGACGCCGTGCAGCGCCTCGCCGACGGGACCACCACCGGCCGGGTCGTCCTGGCCATGCCCCGGCAGCCGGGTGTGTCCCGATGA